In Macadamia integrifolia cultivar HAES 741 chromosome 5, SCU_Mint_v3, whole genome shotgun sequence, a single window of DNA contains:
- the LOC122078564 gene encoding homeobox-leucine zipper protein HAT5 encodes MSSSMDSGCLFFDASCHGNMLLLGNPDSIFRGTGSMLNMEENTKRRPFFSSPEELMDEEYYDEQLPEKKRRLTPDQVHLLEKSFEAENKLEPERKTQLAKKLGLQPRQVAVWFQNRRARWKTKQLERDYDILKSSYESLLSDYESILKEKEKLKAEVVSMTEKLQAKEETGAAGQKPVGPVVEVEGGPGEEGAIQMSVKVEDRLSPGSGGSAVEDVDDGGLQLVDSGDSYFPDDEYQNGCMGGDGSGSGTGPVDGVEDNGSDNGGTYFSGVFASGDHQPHEATETLAWWVWN; translated from the exons ATGAGCTCCTCTATGGATTCCGGTTGTTTGTTCTTCGATGCTTCCTGCCATGGGAACATGTTGCTCCTTGGGAACCCAGATTCTATCTTTCGAG GAACGGGATCGATGCTGAACATGGAGGAAAACACGAAGAGGCGCCCTTTCTTCAGCTCGCCGGAAGAACTAATGGATGAAGAATATTACGACGAACAGCTTCCCGAAAAGAAAAGGCGCCTCACTCCTGACCAG GTTCACCTCTTGGAGAAGAGCTTCGAGGCAGAGAACAAGCTGGAGCCAGAAAGGAAGACGCAGCTTGCCAAGAAGCTTGGCCTGCAGCCGAGGCAGGTCGCTGTGTGGTTCCAGAACCGCAGAGCTCGTTGGAAGACGAAGCAACTAGAGAGAGATTATGATATTCTTAAGTCCTCTTACGAATCCCTCCTCTCTGATTACGAATCCATCcttaaggagaaagaaaagctCAAAGCTGAG GTGGTGTCCATGACGGAGAAATTGCAGGCCAAGGAAGAGACAGGAGCGGCTGGTCAGAAACCAGTCGGACCGGTAGTCGAAGTGGAAGGAGGGCCTGGCGAGGAAGGAGCGATTCAGATGAGTGTGAAGGTGGAGGACCGGCTGAGTCCAGGGAGCGGAGGAAGCGCCGTGGAGGACGTCGATGATGGTGGTCTACAGCTGGTGGACAGCGGCGACTCTTACTTCCCTGATGATGAATACCAGAATGGCTGCATGGGCGGCGATGGGTCTGGCTCTGGGACTGGTCCTGTCGATGGGGTGGAAGATAACGGCAGTGATAATGGTGGCACTTACTTTTCCGGCGTCTTTGCTAGTGGCGATCACCAACCCCATGAGGCCACTGAGACCTTGGCCTGGTGGGTCTGGAATTGA